Proteins encoded in a region of the Vitis riparia cultivar Riparia Gloire de Montpellier isolate 1030 chromosome 7, EGFV_Vit.rip_1.0, whole genome shotgun sequence genome:
- the LOC117918011 gene encoding ras-related protein Rab11D: MASGGGYGDSSQKIDYVFKVVLIGDSAVGKSQILARFARNEFSLDSKATIGVEFQTRTLVIQHKSVKAQIWDTAGQERYRAVTSAYYRGAVGAMLVYDITKRQSFDHIPRWLEELRGHADKNIVIILIGNKTDLEEQRAVPTEDAKEFAEKEGLFFLETSALEATNVENAFLTVLTEIFNIVNKKNLVAGEDQANGNPASLTGKRITIPGPAQEIPAKSNMCCKSS; the protein is encoded by the exons ATGGCGAGTGGTGGAGGCTATGGCGATTCGAGCCAAAAGATCGACTACGTTTTCAAAGTGGTTCTGATCGGAGACTCCGCCGTGGGCAAGTCGCAGATACTGGCACGGTTCGCTAGGAACGAGTTCAGTTTGGATTCCAAGGCTACAATCGGGGTTGAGTTCCAGACTCGAACCCTCGTCATCCAACACAAGAGTGTCAAGGCTCAGATCTGGGACACTGCCGGCCAAGAACG ATATAGAGCCGTTACAAGTGCGTATTACAGGGGTGCTGTTGGCGCAATGCTGGTTTACGACATAACTAAACGCCAAAGTTTTGACCACATACCCCGATGGCTGGAAGAGTTGCGTGGTCACGCTGATAAGAACATTGTCATCATTCTGATTGGCAATAAAACTGATCTCGAGGAACAGCGAGCAGTACCCACAGAAGATGCTAAGGAATTTGCTGAGAAGGAAGGACTATTCTTCTTAGAGACCTCAGCATTAGAAGCAACTAATGTCGAGAATGCCTTCTTGACCGTATTGACTGAAATCTTCAACATTGTGAACAAGAAGAACTTAGTTGCAGGCGAGGATCAAGCAAATGGCAATCCTGCATCTTTGACTGGTAAGAGGATCACTATCCCCGGCCCCGCACAAGAAATTCCAGCTAAGAGCAACATGTGCTGTAAATCTTCATGA
- the LOC117919448 gene encoding ABC transporter G family member 11-like yields MESQVYVPRWAPGPSPTTSPPKEAMKSERVDDLETGSIVSEEDRSSTMGRLFPFSVASISDNTGQPPHSDIHELPSLRIESNLITSLQTELGLQHNGVENFFTCNDIGLNGVFLTWKDLWVTVSDDESGRRAILQGLAGYAQPGEVLAIMGPSGCGKSTLLDALAGRLASNTRQSGEILVNGSKQRLAFGTSAYVTQDDTLMTTLTVREAVYYSAQLQLPDSMSRSEKKERAEMTIREMGLQDAMNTRIGGWSVKGLSGGQKRRVSICIEILTRPRLLFLDEPTSGLDSAASYHVMSRIVKLARHDGITVIASIHQPSSEVFEVFHNLCLLSSGKTVYFGSASMAKEFFDSNGFPCPALRNPSDHYLRTINKDFDSDTEQGHGGTTNTEEAINTLIKSYKSSEICQQVQCRVYEICKLKGGLLEKKGSQASFITQCLVLTRRSSVNMYRDLGYYWLRLAIYIALCLCVGTIFHDIGFSYGSIQARGSMLMFVAAFLTFMAIGGFPSFVEDMKIFGRERLNGHYGVGAFVVGNTLSSIPYLLMISLIPGVIAYYLVGLHKGFEHFVYFALMLFVCMMLVESLMMIVASIVPDFLMGIITGAGIQGVMMLNGGFFRLPNDLPKPFWRYPMYYIAFHKYANQGFYKNEFQGLTFPNNQAGGPATITGEEILQNVWQVETGYSKWVDVAILFGMVVLYRLLFLGIIKTVEKVKPMIKGLMVASPEKSKQIIENPPSSPYLHEAKM; encoded by the exons ATGGAGTCTCAAGTTTATGTGCCCAGATGGGCGCCAGGTCCGAGCCCAACTACATCGCCTCCAAAAGAGGCCATGAAGAGTGAGAGAGTTGATGATCTGGAGACTGGGAGCATAGTATCTGAGGAAGACAGGTCTTCCACCATGGGAAGGCTGTTTCCTTTCAGCGTTGCTTCCATATCTGATAATACTGGACAACCTCCACATTCAGATATCCATGAACTTCCCTCGCTAAGAATTGAATCCAACCTTATTACGTCACTACAAACGGAATTAGGTTTACAGCACAATGGAGTCGAGAACTTCTTTACGTGCAATGATATTGGCCTCAACGGCGTATTCTTGACATGGAAGGACCTGTGGGTGACTGTCTCTGACGACGAAAGTGGACGCCGGGCAATCCTTCAGGGACTAGCCGGGTATGCTCAGCCGGGTGAGGTATTGGCCATCATGGGTCCTTCTGGTTGTGGCAAGTCAACTCTTCTTGATGCGTTGGCAG GGAGATTAGCTTCAAACACAAGGCAGTCTGGGGAGATTCTTGTCAATGGTAGCAAACAGAGACTTGCTTTTGGAACTTCG GCCTATGTGACTCAAGATGATACTCTGATGACCACATTAACCGTAAGGGAAGCTGTTTACTACTCTGCACAGCTCCAACTGCCAGACTCCATGTCCAGATCTGAAAAGAAGGAAAGAGCTGAAATGACAATTAGAGAAATGGGGTTGCAAGATGCCATGAACACTAGAATAGGAGGGTGGAGCGTAAAAGGCCTTAGTGGTGGACAAAAGAGGAGGGTTAGCATTTGCATTGAAATCCTGACACGCCCCAGGCTCCTCTTTCTGGATGAGCCTACCAGTGGGCTAGACAGTGCAGCTTCTTACCATGTTATGAGCCGCATCGTTAAGCTTGCTCGTCATGATGGAATAACTGTTATTGCATCAATCCATCAACCTAGCAGTGAAGTTTTTGAGGTCTTTCACAATCTCTGTCTTCTCTCTTCTGGTAAAACGGTATACTTCGGTTCTGCTTCAATGGCAAAAGAG tTTTTTGATTCGAATGGCTTCCCATGCCCGGCTCTGAGAAACCCATCTGATCACTACCTTAGAACCATAAACAAGGACTTCGACTCG GATACTGAACAAGGGCATGGTGGCACCACCAACACGGAAGAAGCCATTAACACTCTCATAAAGTCCTACAAGTCATCTGAGATTTGCCAACAAGTTCAGTGCCGGGTATATGAGATCTGCAAACTG AAAGGAGGACTACTTGAGAAAAAGGGAAGCCAGGCTAGCTTCATTACCCAGTGCCTTGTTCTTACTAGGAGATCCTCTGTGAACATGTACCGTGATCTAGGCTATTACTGGCTCCGTCTTGCAATCTATATTGCGTTGTGTTTATGTGTGGGAACTATCTTCCATGATATTGGCTTCAGCTATGGCTCAATTCAG GCTAGAGGATCCATGCTCATGTTTGTTGCAGCATTCTTGACTTTCATGGCAATTGGGGGGTTCCCTTCTTTTGTGGAGGACATGAAG ATATTTGGGCGAGAAAGATTAAATGGTCACTACGGTGTTGGCGCATTTGTGGTGGGGAACACGTTGTCTTCCATTCCTTACTTGCTTATGATCTCTTTGATTCCTGGAGTAATTGCGTATTACCTTGTTGGACTTCACAAGGGGTTTGAACACTTCGTCTACTTTGCTTTGATGCTATTTGTATGTATGATGTTGGTTGAGAGCCTAATGATGATTGTGGCGAGCATCGTGCCAGACTTCCTCATGGGAATCATAACAGGCGCAGGAATTCAAGGTGTGATGATGTTAAACGGGGGCTTCTTCCGATTGCCAAATGATCTTCCTAAGCCTTTTTGGAGATACCCAATGTACTACATTGCCTTCCATAAGTATGCAAACCAAGGCTTCTACAAGAACGAGTTTCAAGGATTAACATTCCCTAACAATCAAGCAGGAGGACCAGCCACCATTACTGGTGAAGAAATCTTGCAGAACGTTTGGCAAGTGGAGACGGGTTACTCTAAGTGGGTTGATGTTGCTATCTTATTTGGGATGGTGGTTCTCTATCGACTCCTATTTCTGGGAATTATAAAGACTGTTGAAAAGGTTAAGCCCATGATCAAAGGTCTGATGGTTGCCTCTCCTGAGAAATCCAAGCAAATCATAGAAAATCCCCCGTCATCCCCCTATTTACATGAAGCAAAAATGTAG